AATTTATCATTCAGTTTGTTGGGCCAGTATTGTATTTTACTGTGTGGTATGTGTCTTAGGTCATATGGCTAGTTCAACATTGGTAACAATAGCCAAGAAAGTTCCGTTCTTCAGCCTGTGGGTCGATGCAGTTTACTGTAAATTTATGGGATGCATTACTGAAGGAGTTATCTCTACTTACAGATGAGACCTAAAAGCCCATTAGAGAATTTCCCAAGGGCCTGGGGCTAATAGAAACTCAGCCTCTCAGACTTACCTTTAAGAACTCTTGACACCTCCCCAAATAAAGGACCATTCCCTCTCCTTAGAGATTAGGGTCCTCTGACAACAACCAGGGAATACTATTAGaaaatactctttattttttcttgaagtaCTTGTAAAAAGGACGATTAAATCACAAAAATGTGAGCACCAAAGACAGAAGGAAGTTGTGTAAAGGTCAACATTATGCTGGTAAGAGCATGTTCAGGAACGATCAATATTTGGAAGCCAATGGTCACAGGTTCGCAATTGTTCTTGTAAATGTTCAACCACTGGAAAACTTTCAAAATGCTAGGTAGCCAATGGTTTctagattaaaatattaaaacaaataataattttttagaaaactatCATTTCTGATAACCTCTCAGCTTACTGAACGAAGTAACGGAGAGCCTCTCGCACCACGCTGGACTCGTTTCCTGGAAATTTGTAAATACCAGACCACAGAGCTTGACTAATGATTATTGGACGTGGTGCCCACTGTGTGTATTTAGATAACTGACTTGTGTGGCAAGAACCCAAATGTCTGGTCCTCATGCCAATTTGTCTTTGGACCTAAAAATGACCAGAAAAGGGAGGCAAAGGGAAATGACCATGATCTGGATGGAGATGGTGAGGCAGGACTGATGGCGGAGTGAGCCGAAAGTTGCCAAATTAAGGGGAAATTTAGGTGATCTGTAAAGAATCATGAGTTTTCTCTTCCCCAGGTTGAGGCAGGAATGGAGAAACCACAGGCTTTTGAGTTGAAAGCCCCAGATACAAGCTCCAGCTCAGCCCTGGACTACTTTGAGCTGACTTCTCCTCAGTAAAATGCACAAATACTTGTGAATGGATGCTCCAATAACCTGAGAAGGTTGTGTGAAGAGGTAAGATGATATCTAAGAAAACGTTTCAAGTGCTCTCATGTGCCACACAGGTGAGGAGATTTATCATTATATCATGAGAAAAAAGCTGAAATGGGGTGTCAGGGCATGTATTAttacaattcttttttatttttattttgagacagggtctcactctgttacctaggctggagagcagtggtgcgatctcagctcactgccaccttgatcaagctcaagcaatcctcccacctcagcctcctgagtagctgggactgcaggcacacaccaccatgcccagctgatgtttgtattttacgcagaggcagagtttcaccatgttgcccaggccagtctcaaactcttggcctcaagtgatctgcctgccttggtatcccaaaatgctgggattgcaagcacaagccactgcgctcggccacAATTCTTTTGAACaattcttcttccttttgcttaagCAAAAGAGGAATCTTTTGGTTCCAATGACAGTTGTCAGTAGTCATCAGGACTAATCACAAATATCCCGTTTCTCTTCcgtcctggcacatggtaggatTCAGCTTCTCTGCTCTTTCATGGTTAGATGTGCCCATATGATTTGACTGGTACTTCTGGGCAGGAGCTTTAAGATCACAGGTGCAATTTGCCATAgtccctttcccttccttggtGATTGTGGAGGCATGTgttgagatgaagcttccatcaTCTTAGGCCCTTAGTGATTACAGTGAGCAGAATACCCACTCTCCTCCTCCAACCTGCAGTGAATGTACAGCATTGGCAAAGAAACTTTAGTTGTGTAAAAAGCCACGACAATTTTGGgattgtttgttactgcagcataaccttGTATTGAGtatatgttcttattttctatattcttcaTGCTCTAGCATTTGGGTCCTTGATCCAAAGAAGCTGCCCCATCCAGGGCTAGCAAATTcctagagagagacagacagatgggggggcggggggagagagagagagagagagcgcacaaACAATTCTCCTGGGAGCATGCCTTTGATGTACAAACCAACTAATCCAGAGCCCACACTCCCAaccatcttcttctttttaaaactaaactcTCACACGCCAAGCCAATATTCCCCCTGCCCTAAGTCACCCTAGAGCCAGACAACTAGGGGCCATCCCTATGGCCCTGAACCCACCCAAATTATTCAAACTATCCAACCCTAAACTTAGTCAGCATATATAGCTTGTCTTAACCATTCCTTCCTATGAAAACCCCAATAAAGGCTTGGGGCCAtgctctcccctctccctgcctcctgacCAACACTTATCCTTCTGAACCACGTGGCCCCGTGTGCCACACCTCCTGCTTCTAGACTCTATGAGCACAAACTTCTTCCTTCATGATAATCATTTCCATGTCTGTGTGCCTTATGTCTTAACATTcctgattaaaacaaatcctGAGAACACCTGGCACAGTGAGCAGGGTGGTTTGATGCCAGATGGAGATGGAATGTCCTTAGACTGATCTTGACTTGCTACCTGGACCCAACAGACAGCAGCCACTGCTTGGCAAGGCACAGGTGGGAGTAAAGTGCTCAGACTTCCTGCTTGATGGCTACTGcattgggttgtttttttgtcAGGTGTTGCCATTATTTCCCAGCTTGAAATTGCGATGCTCGAGAAGCCGAGTCCCGGAGCTGCCTCATAGGCTGGTGTCATGTGTCTGGGACTAACCTATTTCTCCACGGTGGTGGAGCACCCAGGATTCAGGACAGAGTGCCTGGGGTTATATAAGTAATTGGCTACATTTGTTTCTCAAAAGGTCCCTCTGAAGGGGACCAGGAGTGACTGGCTACCCTCTTTATGCCAAGGGACAAGTCTGATCCACTGACTGAGGATCACTGACAACACTGGGGTCATGAGAGTCATTTAGATGAAAGTGCCTAGTGTCTAGATGTGATAGCTCCTGAGGACACTCATAAACCACTTTCCCTTTTCCCTATGGGCTTTGCTGAGTCAAATTTCAGCCTCTTCCTTGGAGTACTGCAAGAGCACTTCTCTGAATGCTTGCTCCTTGCTCACGCATGTGTTGAGGGCCATTCATGGGGTCAGTGTGAAGGGCTCCTCCAGGGATTACGGCATCCCACAAATGTTCAGATCACACACTTCTCTGCTGTCTGCTTGCTGCTGTCATGATTTATTTCCCAACCCAGGGGTAAATAAGAAGTCCCCTTCCTAGAAACAAGTGACTCAACGTTTAATgataaacaggaaagaaaaggatcATCTGTTTCCATCTTCCCCAAAAGCCCCAAAAAGATGGTCCTTCCCCACGTGGCCCTATGTGGCATGCCATGCCTCCTGTTTCTAGGGTTCTGTGAGCACAGACTTCTTCCTCATGACAACCACCTCTGTGCCTGTGAGTCTTACCATTcctgattaaaacaaatcctGGGTACACCTTAACACAAGCCTGGTCCGTCCTGATGAATACACAAGGAGGAAGAGTGGGATTGGCATCAGGCACCGAGATTTTCTCATCTTCTTCCCAACCTCTGGGGTCTAGATGGCCTCTCCAACTGCAGACAGGCTTTCGGTGTGCAGGAAGATGGACCCCATCATCACTGGCCTGGCTGTCAGAGCCTGGAGGCAGGAGGTGGTCTCTATTGGTTACAGCAGAGAAAGCCCCAGGGACAGACTCAGATTGGCTGATTGGAATCATGAACATTCATGAGACGATCCCTGTGGCACATGCATTTGATCAGGATTGAGGCAGATGCTGACCCCTGttggtgggtgggtaggtgggaTGTGTTGGGCAAGCCAGCACAGGCACCAGTGAGATTGATCACTGTCCTTTTGTGGATGGAGTTTGGACATCCAAACCTTGCCACTCCCTGAGGAAGGGACAGTTTGTATACAGCTGCTTCATAACACAAAGTACTACTGGGAAACCAGACAAGCAGTGAATGAGCCAACTTCCTTTGAGATCAACAGATACAGCCAGGAGGCCCTTCTGAGATAGGGCCAGGCCAACCAGAAATACGGTATCTACAAACAGTCCATCATCACTACAGAGGAAAACAAATGCCTTAAATGAACACATGAGGTGAAGGGTAGCAAACATGTATTGACTTTTCCAATTATTTATCAAATGCCCTCTGTGTCACGTACCCAGATGGCTCTATTTGGACAGATCTGGCTAAAGGAAATGTCCAACTGCCCAGACACCTCTACTGGGCTTCTTGCTTCAAGTGTTTCTTATGGATGCCCATGGGAGGCCAAGAGAAAGGTATATGAGATCTCTCTCTGCAGGTCATGGGgaatggaaggaaaggagaggggtaAATTTGTGACAAGGGTGAGCTCAACTGGAAGGTACAACCAGGGGCTCTCAACTTGGAAGTAGTGGGCTGACTTCTGGGGTCCATGACCTCTTGTCATTGCATGCAAAAAACTGAATGTTCACTTCCTATAGCAGATAAAGAAGAGCTTGGAATTTTTTTCCCTTGACCTTCCTAGTATCTCACTGGGTAGGCAGAGGTAAGATCTCTCATTTGTACTTCAGTTTCAACATTTTCCAAATGGCGCTAGTCACAGAATTCCATGTTCCTTGCAAAGTCCTGTGTTGTAGAGAGGCTAGAGAAATAGGTGTCTACCTCTTAATGACCAGCAGATGACTCAACCTCAATAAGCTGGTTTCCTGGTCAATAAAGGGAGGATAAGAGTATTAATTCCTACACCAACTCTGTTATAGTAGATGAGACAATAAATGCACCAAGCTTTCTACTCTTATCCATTAATAATCAAAGCCTTTCCTATTAGTTGTAACAGTACTAAGTGTTTTTAGGTGCATtgtatcatttaattttcacaaaagtcCTATCAAGTAGGTACTACTACTATACTCATTTAATTTAGGAAAAAAGTACAAAGTGGGTGAAAATTGAAATTTAGAGGTCAAGCACCTTACCACTGAGAAGCAGAGCTGGCTTCTGACCTTGGCTGCCAGACTCCTGAGAGCGTATTCTTAATCTGAGGATTTACCTCCTCCATTCACTCAGTACACAAACTAGCAGAGAAGCTGCCAAAGCAAAGCACTCGAACAGCAGGCTGCAAGCTGTTGCCATGGGGATGAtctggagagggaagggagatCTTCACGCATGGAGTCCCTGTGAAGCGTGAGGCACATGACAGAGATGATCTCATTTGGTTAAACTCGAAGGAGTGCCTGCATCATAGCTCTTGTAACAAGCACATATTGATGATTAGCCTTGCTTCCTTTTGTTCTACGTAACAGGTGAAAACACAGAAGGTGGTTGAGATTCATTTGCCTGATTTCATGTCACATCATGGGTCAAGGGCTTAGCTGGGAATTAGGAAGTGGGGATCATCTTCAAAAACTAGAGAAAGTACTGGCTAAAGGCCATAACTTGGGGACAAAAGAAGCTACAAAAATCATGAAAGTTTAGAACTGTTGTTTATTTCCAATTATTCCCACTTCTTCACCTAGGAGTGGCTGCATCAGATAAAGGAAGAGGGCCCTGGTTTCATGAAGAAGGGAATTAGTACCCATTTCAGACTTCCTGCACTGAAGAGGGGTTCCAGTGTGGTGGAGGGAGCTCAGGGAACACTCTCGATGGATCATGCTCTGTGGGCTCTGCCTGGCTTCCCTGACAGAGGAGCAGGAACTGCTGGCATCTCTCACCTGATTCCCTTCGTGTGTTCTGGGATTGGAAATGAACTAATTAGAGCTAATGTTGGAAATAAATGTATTGGATAAACTGCATGATTTGGGCCTGAATTTCCCAAACAGCTATGCAGAGGCAGCTGACGACGCAAATGTTCCCTCACCCTGCCATGGTGGTAATTAAGTTGCATTCAGGAGCTTTTCAAAGATGGGGGCTTCTGCTCTCCAgcttcagaaagagaaagaagatgagtGAGGAGAACAGCGGGGGATCTGGCTGCTTCTTCCCAATCCAACTGTAACTTCTGGATGGCAGTAGCCCCCTGCTGTCCCCACCATCCTGCCTGTTGTCAGCTGCAGCTGCGAGGGCAGTCTGCATGTGGGGAGACATTTATCGCTCATGAGCAGCTGGGTCACGGCAGTGGCCCTGGCAGCTGGCTGGATCATTTACTGGCCACGGCAGAGAGTTGGTCTCGGATGCGGCCCAGGCCATCTAACATGGTGTCCAGTGTTTCTTTGCTCAGCTCCACGGTGACAGCTGAGATGGAGGGTTTGTCTCCACATAGGCTGGGATCTTCCTGGATCTGAAAAGAGAACAtagcccaggaagtcaaagctgctTCTTTTCCTATCTCCCTGTAAGTCAGCCCTGAACCTGCGAGGCTGAGCTCAGTTCTGCTGAACCTTTGAAGAGAGGCTCTTTCCTAAGCACTAGAGAGTACCAGCCCTTGGGTCATTTAGCAGTAAGGGAGAGGGCAGGAGATGCCTCAGAGGCCTGGGTCAGTCTCCATTTGCAACAAGTGCCTGGGGTAGGTATCAAAGAAGGCCAAGCCAAGGCCCACTCACCTCTCTGATACCCTAACTCTCAGCATTCAAGTAAGAAAACATTATGTGTGTTCACACTGTATTTAAGGAGCAGGCCCTGTTGAATAATTAAGACAATCCTGTACTGGGATGCAGGAACAAGCTTACAacctttagtttaaaaaaataaaagaagttaagCTTCACTAATATTAAAACTTAATTGCTAGAGGCACCCTTACTTCTTCATTTCTTACAAGTTAAATTTCTGGGTGTCTGGTTATGTAGAccagaaactcttttttttttttaagatggagtctcactctttcaccaggcgggagtgcagtggtgtgatctcggctcactgcaatctccacctcccgggttcaagcaattctcctccctcagcctcctgagtagctgggactacaggcacccgccaccacgcctggctaatttttgtatttttggtagagagggggtttcaccatgttggccaggatggtcttcatctcttgacctcatgatccgcccacctcggcctcccaaagtgctgggattacagccgtgagccaccacgcccggccactagTAGAAACTCTTGAGCAGCCACGTTACAAATAATGACAGCCTAATCACTGGATAAGAAGTTGGCTAGAGTACACTGAAATGATCAGGCAGGCTATTCAAAATCTGGAAGCACACCACTATTGTTAAAGCTAAACTGCTAAGAGTCTATATAGGGTTACCTTTAGGTAtcagcaaattattttaaaaatatgttttgcatttgttttgttgttttaatatgtCCATAATATATTAATACAGTAGTATACACACACAGTGTAACTAAACAAAGGAGGATAAAGGggatggtaatttttaaaaaacacatgggTTAGAGATCCTAAACCTTGGAGACTGGTGTTTTAGATGGCCACAGGGGTGCTGCCTCTTCTTTCTAACGGCATGCTAGTGAATGTACCTTCATCTGGAGCAGGCAGGTGGGGACGGCCATGCGGCTGATGCTATCTGAGGAGGTTTTGATATCCACTCTCCAGTCCAGATCGACCAGGCGTGGCAGAGAGACTGTGGAAGGAACAGCTCAGCTCAATGCTCTGTTGGTCTATGCAGCAAGTctctgagagagacagacagacgaAGCCCAAGACCCACAGGAAGTCACGTGCCTTACCCATTGCTCTGTGCGGCCTGAACTTAGCACTAATTCACAGTGGCAGCATATCCAGGCTTCTTCCTGAACACCCAGCCCTTCGGATGTTAGGGCACAATGAGAAGTGACATAAGG
The genomic region above belongs to Papio anubis isolate 15944 chromosome 12, Panubis1.0, whole genome shotgun sequence and contains:
- the COMMD9 gene encoding COMM domain-containing protein 9 isoform X3 — encoded protein: MAALTAEHFAALQSLLKLLQALHRLTRLVAFRDLSSAEAILALFPENFHQNLKNLLTKIILEHVSAWRTEAQANQISLPRLVDLDWRVDIKTSSDSISRMAVPTCLLQMKIQEDPSLCGDKPSISAVTVELSKETLDTMLDGLGRIRDQLSAVASK